Proteins encoded together in one Chitinophaga varians window:
- a CDS encoding GbsR/MarR family transcriptional regulator — MNLVDAKAQFIQTWGSLGAQWGINRTMAQIHALLLVMPDPLSADDIMAELNISRGNTNMNVRELINWGLVERVLIPGERKEFFVAEKDIWKVATYIARERKKRELDPIMKVLLQLQQAEGDPKDRELKAFKDSISNINKFAQQTDRTISAFIKSEESWFYSSLLKLIK, encoded by the coding sequence ATGAACTTAGTGGATGCAAAAGCGCAGTTTATTCAAACCTGGGGATCTCTGGGGGCACAATGGGGTATTAACCGTACCATGGCCCAGATCCATGCGTTGTTGCTGGTGATGCCTGACCCGTTGAGCGCCGATGATATTATGGCGGAGTTGAATATTTCCCGTGGTAATACCAATATGAACGTGCGGGAGCTGATCAACTGGGGACTGGTAGAACGTGTGTTGATTCCGGGTGAGCGAAAAGAGTTTTTCGTAGCAGAAAAAGATATCTGGAAAGTGGCGACTTACATTGCGCGGGAGCGGAAAAAACGGGAACTGGACCCTATCATGAAAGTGCTGTTGCAGCTGCAACAGGCCGAAGGCGATCCCAAAGACAGGGAGTTAAAGGCTTTCAAAGACTCCATTTCCAATATCAACAAGTTTGCCCAGCAAACCGACAGGACTATCAGCGCCTTCATTAAATCGGAGGAGAGCTGGTTTTACAGCAGCCTGCTTAAGCTTATTAAATAA
- a CDS encoding TIGR01777 family oxidoreductase — translation MKNKRIIIAGGSGFIGHGLSDYFGTDNDIVILTRRPQAARGRVQYIVWDGRTRGDWAAALEGADLLINLTGKSVNCRYNEQNRQAIFNSRTDATSILGAVTQTLKKPPRLWVNAGSATIYRHAEDRPMNEFNGEIADDFSVQVCKRWEATFNGITLPHTRKTILRIGVTLGWQPGGVMHPYLNLVKFGLGGHQGSGRQMFTWVHITDVCRMIDWLYENDTASGVYNCTSPNPIPNRTFMQQLRKTAGHLFGLPAPAPLLRIGATLIGTETELLLKSRWVLPTRALQEGFVFQYPDINTAFSHILAHMPRSAYHLF, via the coding sequence ATGAAAAACAAGCGCATCATCATAGCCGGTGGCAGTGGATTTATCGGGCATGGCCTCAGCGACTATTTCGGCACCGACAATGACATCGTGATACTGACCCGCCGTCCGCAAGCGGCCAGGGGCCGGGTGCAATACATAGTGTGGGACGGCCGCACCCGCGGGGACTGGGCCGCCGCACTGGAAGGCGCCGACCTGTTGATCAACCTGACCGGCAAAAGTGTGAACTGCCGTTACAATGAACAAAACCGTCAGGCTATCTTCAACAGCCGTACAGATGCCACCAGTATCCTCGGCGCCGTAACCCAAACGCTGAAAAAGCCGCCCCGCCTGTGGGTCAACGCCGGCAGCGCCACCATCTACCGGCATGCAGAAGACCGACCGATGAACGAATTCAATGGCGAAATAGCCGATGACTTCTCCGTACAGGTATGCAAGCGCTGGGAGGCCACCTTTAACGGGATAACGCTGCCGCATACACGTAAGACTATTCTTCGTATAGGCGTCACCTTGGGATGGCAGCCAGGCGGCGTCATGCATCCTTATCTGAACCTCGTGAAATTCGGGCTGGGCGGGCATCAGGGCAGCGGCCGGCAGATGTTCACCTGGGTACATATCACCGATGTATGCCGCATGATCGACTGGCTGTATGAAAATGACACGGCCAGCGGCGTATACAACTGCACCTCCCCCAACCCAATACCCAACCGCACTTTCATGCAACAGCTGCGTAAAACAGCCGGTCATTTGTTTGGCCTGCCAGCGCCCGCGCCCCTGTTGCGCATCGGGGCCACTCTTATCGGCACAGAAACGGAACTACTGCTGAAAAGCAGGTGGGTATTGCCCACCCGGGCACTGCAGGAAGGTTTTGTTTTTCAATATCCCGACATCAATACCGCCTTCTCCCACATCCTGGCCCATATGCCCCGAAGCGCTTACCACTTGTTTTGA
- a CDS encoding CoA-binding protein, translated as METTNDKKLTVVLGASPNPERYSYLAVNRLTAHGHPVVAIGKRAATIGEVPVITDHPPLEQVDTVTLYMNPILQKEYYDYILQLRPRRIIFNPGTENDELEELARQNNIVPQEACTLVLLSTGQY; from the coding sequence ATGGAAACCACCAACGATAAAAAACTCACCGTGGTATTGGGCGCATCGCCTAACCCGGAACGATACAGCTACCTGGCGGTTAACCGGTTGACCGCCCACGGGCATCCTGTCGTAGCTATTGGAAAAAGGGCCGCCACCATCGGAGAAGTACCTGTCATTACAGACCATCCTCCGCTGGAACAGGTAGACACCGTGACTTTATATATGAACCCGATACTACAAAAGGAGTATTACGACTATATACTGCAGCTACGGCCCCGGCGCATTATCTTTAATCCGGGTACCGAAAATGATGAGCTGGAGGAGTTGGCGCGGCAAAACAACATCGTACCGCAGGAAGCCTGCACACTGGTATTACTGAGCACCGGACAGTATTAA
- a CDS encoding ribonuclease H-like YkuK family protein has protein sequence MQWRRFNGEVIHLPIKEEVRQAIIREAARGYRLKVCIGTDSQVKGLDTEFATVIVFLREGHGGFMFIHNEKTKDCYSIKERMLVEVAKSIEIAYELCDLFTEYDVDMEVHADINTNPQFKSNLALREAMGYILGMGFAFKAKPEAFASSSCANKIVN, from the coding sequence ATGCAATGGAGAAGATTTAATGGAGAGGTTATCCACCTTCCGATCAAGGAAGAAGTGCGGCAGGCCATTATCCGGGAAGCTGCCCGGGGCTATCGCCTGAAAGTATGCATAGGCACCGATTCCCAGGTAAAAGGACTGGATACTGAATTTGCTACGGTGATCGTATTCCTGCGGGAAGGTCATGGCGGATTTATGTTTATCCACAATGAAAAAACCAAGGACTGCTATTCCATCAAAGAGCGTATGCTGGTGGAAGTGGCCAAAAGTATTGAGATCGCGTATGAGCTCTGCGACCTGTTTACCGAGTATGACGTAGACATGGAAGTACATGCGGACATCAATACTAATCCCCAGTTCAAAAGCAATCTGGCACTGCGGGAAGCCATGGGTTATATCCTTGGTATGGGCTTCGCCTTTAAAGCCAAGCCGGAGGCCTTCGCCAGCAGCAGCTGCGCCAATAAGATCGTAAATTAA
- the yihA gene encoding ribosome biogenesis GTP-binding protein YihA/YsxC, producing the protein MIIKSAEYLISSPDWEKCPTPNMPEYAFIGRSNVGKSSLINVLANNERLAKTSGTPGKTVMINHFLVNKEWYLVDLPGYGFAKRSMSQRKQWEKMIEDYLRKRTNLVTIFVLIDSRHSPQKIDIDFVNQLGEWNVPFSLVFTKADKSTQAEVSRNVKSFLNKMRETWEFLPPHFVTSTVKKSGRDAILGYIEELNAQFRAIA; encoded by the coding sequence ATGATTATTAAATCTGCAGAATATCTGATCAGCAGCCCCGACTGGGAGAAATGCCCCACGCCTAATATGCCGGAATATGCTTTCATAGGCCGGTCCAATGTGGGCAAGTCTTCCCTGATCAATGTGCTGGCCAATAATGAAAGGCTGGCCAAAACTTCCGGTACGCCCGGGAAAACGGTGATGATCAACCATTTTCTGGTCAATAAGGAATGGTACCTGGTGGACCTCCCCGGGTACGGTTTCGCTAAAAGAAGCATGTCCCAGCGCAAACAATGGGAAAAAATGATCGAAGACTACCTGCGCAAAAGGACCAACCTGGTCACCATCTTTGTGCTGATCGACAGCCGCCACAGCCCGCAGAAAATCGATATCGATTTTGTAAACCAGCTGGGCGAATGGAACGTGCCTTTCAGCCTCGTGTTTACCAAAGCGGATAAAAGTACGCAGGCGGAAGTAAGCCGCAACGTGAAGTCGTTCCTGAACAAAATGCGGGAAACCTGGGAATTCCTGCCGCCTCACTTCGTCACTTCCACGGTCAAAAAATCCGGTCGCGATGCTATTCTGGGCTATATCGAAGAATTAAACGCACAGTTCAGGGCTATCGCCTGA
- the ubiE gene encoding bifunctional demethylmenaquinone methyltransferase/2-methoxy-6-polyprenyl-1,4-benzoquinol methylase UbiE, whose translation MSANTNVQKIVPFEGSKLSKKEQIASMFNDIAYRYDFLNHFMSLGIDVIWRRKALKYLKSLQPKKMLDVATGTGDFAVMAEKKLHPDSITGIDISEGMLSHGREKIKKLGLEHKITLQLGDSETISFADETFDAITVAFGVRNFENLEKGLAEMRRVLKPGGKLVILEFSNPTVFPIKQLYNSYFRLIVPLIGKFVAKSKAAYSYLPESVKAFPQGEEMRTILLNTGFPAVTCKTLTFGICSIYCATR comes from the coding sequence ATGTCAGCGAATACAAATGTTCAGAAGATCGTACCCTTTGAAGGGTCAAAATTAAGCAAGAAGGAGCAGATAGCGTCCATGTTTAATGATATAGCTTACCGGTATGATTTCCTCAACCATTTTATGTCGCTGGGAATTGATGTGATCTGGCGCCGGAAAGCCCTGAAATACCTGAAAAGCCTGCAGCCCAAAAAAATGCTGGACGTGGCCACCGGTACCGGGGATTTTGCCGTGATGGCAGAAAAAAAGCTGCATCCTGACAGTATTACCGGCATCGATATCTCCGAAGGCATGCTGTCCCATGGACGGGAAAAGATCAAAAAACTGGGCCTGGAGCATAAAATCACCCTGCAGTTGGGCGATAGTGAGACAATAAGTTTTGCGGATGAGACGTTTGATGCCATAACAGTGGCCTTTGGCGTCCGCAATTTTGAAAACCTCGAAAAAGGGTTGGCAGAAATGCGCCGGGTGCTGAAACCAGGCGGAAAACTGGTGATTCTTGAATTCTCGAACCCGACAGTTTTTCCCATTAAACAATTATATAATTCGTATTTTCGTCTTATCGTACCTTTGATCGGGAAATTTGTGGCCAAAAGCAAAGCGGCCTACAGTTATCTGCCAGAATCCGTGAAAGCGTTCCCGCAGGGCGAAGAAATGCGAACCATATTACTTAACACAGGATTCCCGGCCGTTACATGCAAAACGCTCACTTTCGGCATATGTTCTATCTACTGCGCTACGCGCTGA
- a CDS encoding outer membrane beta-barrel protein produces MFYLLRYALISLLILFVLPAAAQTNLNMIDHDAKPYYFGITLAANQSFFKLKHSTAFLADDSTMIAEPLKTMGFNLGLLANARLTEHFDLRFNPQLLFASKNLYYRDTYPKPESTDKKIESILLSFPLQLKFKSDRIGNMRVYVIGGLKYDYDLASNARARRAENLIKIQKSDYGYEVGAGFEFYFESFIFSPEFKISNGFGNVLVKDPNLRYANVIEKLQSRMIVFSIHLEG; encoded by the coding sequence ATGTTCTATCTACTGCGCTACGCGCTGATATCCCTGTTGATCCTGTTTGTGTTGCCGGCAGCAGCGCAAACCAACCTGAATATGATAGACCATGATGCAAAACCCTATTATTTTGGCATCACGCTGGCCGCCAACCAGTCGTTTTTCAAACTGAAGCACTCTACCGCGTTCCTGGCCGATGATTCGACCATGATCGCAGAACCGTTGAAAACAATGGGGTTCAACCTGGGATTGCTGGCCAATGCCCGCCTGACGGAGCATTTTGACCTTCGCTTCAATCCCCAGCTGCTTTTTGCGTCCAAAAACCTGTATTACCGTGATACCTATCCCAAGCCGGAAAGCACCGATAAAAAGATAGAGTCCATCCTGCTGAGCTTCCCCTTACAGCTGAAATTCAAATCGGACCGTATCGGCAACATGCGGGTATATGTCATAGGCGGCCTGAAATACGATTATGACCTGGCCTCCAACGCACGCGCCCGCCGCGCAGAAAACCTGATCAAAATCCAGAAAAGCGATTATGGTTATGAAGTAGGCGCCGGCTTTGAATTTTATTTTGAAAGCTTCATTTTCTCTCCTGAATTCAAGATCAGCAACGGTTTCGGCAATGTGCTGGTCAAAGACCCGAACCTCCGTTACGCCAACGTGATCGAGAAACTGCAGTCCCGGATGATAGTATTTTCCATCCACCTGGAAGGATAA
- a CDS encoding dihydroorotase → MQQYLIRNIAVVNEGTTTVQDVWIKDSRIAKMGPNLTVNGHYEEINGEGKYLLPGVIDDQVHFREPGLTEKATIYTEARAAVAGGTTSFMEMPNTKPAALTQELLEDKYDIARQHSLANYSFFMGVSNDNTEEVLKTNAKKDRVCGVKIFMGSSTGNMLVDNFLTLEKIFSETELLIATHCEDEKIIRANMETFKQEKGDHLTAADHPLIRSVEACFESSWTAVQFAKKHDARLHILHISTAKELQLFTNMMPLAQKRITAEVCVHHLHFTSDDYKLYSNLIKCNPAIKAPENKAALWQGLLDDRLDIIATDHAPHTWAEKQQSYLQAPSGVPLVQHSLLLMLEYVKKGALSIEKVAEKMSHAPAICFRIKERGFLKEGYYADCVIVDMHDKTPVAKENIYYKCGWSPFEGHTFPAAITHTFVSGHLAYANGQFNESTKGHRLNFEI, encoded by the coding sequence ATGCAACAATATCTCATCAGGAATATCGCTGTGGTCAATGAAGGAACGACCACCGTACAGGACGTATGGATCAAGGACAGCCGCATCGCCAAAATGGGCCCCAACCTCACTGTTAACGGCCATTACGAAGAAATCAACGGTGAAGGCAAATACCTCCTGCCCGGCGTGATCGACGACCAGGTGCACTTCCGTGAACCAGGGCTCACCGAAAAAGCCACCATCTATACCGAAGCCCGTGCGGCCGTCGCCGGTGGCACCACCAGCTTCATGGAAATGCCCAATACCAAACCAGCCGCCCTTACACAGGAACTGCTGGAAGACAAATATGATATTGCCCGGCAACATTCCCTGGCCAACTACTCCTTCTTCATGGGCGTATCCAACGATAACACAGAAGAAGTACTGAAGACCAACGCCAAAAAAGACCGTGTATGCGGCGTGAAAATATTCATGGGATCATCCACCGGTAATATGCTGGTAGATAATTTCCTGACACTGGAAAAAATATTCTCCGAAACGGAACTGCTGATCGCCACCCACTGCGAAGATGAAAAAATCATCCGCGCCAATATGGAAACATTCAAACAGGAAAAAGGCGATCATCTTACCGCTGCCGACCACCCGCTGATCCGCAGCGTGGAAGCCTGCTTTGAATCATCCTGGACAGCCGTGCAGTTTGCCAAAAAGCACGACGCACGCCTGCATATCCTGCATATCTCCACCGCCAAGGAACTGCAATTGTTCACCAACATGATGCCGCTGGCACAGAAACGTATCACGGCCGAAGTGTGCGTACATCACCTGCACTTCACTTCCGATGACTATAAACTGTACAGCAATCTGATCAAATGTAATCCCGCCATCAAAGCACCGGAAAATAAAGCCGCGCTGTGGCAGGGCCTCCTCGATGACCGGCTGGACATCATCGCCACCGACCACGCTCCACATACCTGGGCCGAAAAACAACAGTCTTACCTGCAAGCTCCGTCAGGCGTACCACTGGTACAACACAGCCTGCTGCTGATGCTGGAATACGTGAAAAAAGGCGCGCTCAGCATTGAAAAAGTAGCAGAGAAAATGAGCCATGCTCCTGCTATCTGCTTCCGTATCAAAGAAAGAGGCTTCCTGAAAGAAGGATACTATGCCGACTGTGTCATCGTGGACATGCACGACAAAACACCTGTAGCCAAGGAAAATATCTACTATAAATGCGGCTGGAGCCCGTTTGAAGGCCATACCTTCCCGGCTGCCATCACACATACGTTTGTGAGCGGTCACCTCGCCTATGCAAACGGCCAGTTCAATGAATCCACCAAAGGGCACCGCCTGAATTTTGAAATTTAG
- a CDS encoding MutS-related protein — MQLDKTSYYDLSIFNRDEEFSLFHRLDFTTTAGGRDYLRQLFSSPLQDIPAIQQRQKALQYILELENSWPSIISNGTIVVVENYMEAQIEPISNTEGLPLRLQAIINKTLYAPDFGFIKFSFEQLVNLLRGFRTFVDVFNSDHAPKVLKVLLDRAQQLLHKKDFSDILEVDAAGKMNYVEILRYDNYIRRRHRKVVEELVTLYHQLDAYYAMAKAMKHYQLQFPVVTDSPRPAIKAQQLYHIILQAPVAYDVTLDEKNHFMFLTGANMAGKTTFIRAVGIAVFMAHIGMGVPAKHMELSFFHGIVSNIQVQDNIFKGESYFYSEVLRIKNTIMQVNDGKNWLVLIDEMFKGTNVEDAKNCSLAVIRGLLRSSNCLFILSTHLYEVAEDLRHESKILFKYFESDVIQDDLHFTYLLKDGIAKEKIGYLILKREKVLDLLDQIH, encoded by the coding sequence ATGCAGCTGGACAAAACATCCTATTACGACCTATCTATCTTCAACCGCGACGAAGAATTTTCTTTGTTCCACCGGTTGGACTTCACCACCACTGCAGGCGGGAGAGACTATCTGCGCCAGCTTTTCAGCTCACCCTTACAGGATATTCCAGCCATCCAGCAACGGCAGAAAGCCCTGCAATATATACTCGAACTGGAAAACAGCTGGCCTTCCATTATATCCAACGGCACCATTGTAGTAGTGGAAAACTACATGGAAGCCCAGATAGAACCCATTTCCAATACAGAAGGCCTGCCTTTGAGGCTTCAGGCTATCATCAATAAAACACTGTATGCGCCGGACTTCGGCTTCATCAAATTTTCCTTTGAACAGCTGGTGAACCTGCTTCGTGGATTCCGGACCTTCGTGGACGTATTCAATTCCGACCATGCCCCCAAAGTGCTGAAGGTATTACTGGACCGGGCACAGCAGCTGTTACACAAAAAAGATTTCAGCGATATACTGGAAGTTGATGCCGCCGGTAAAATGAATTATGTGGAAATTCTCCGGTATGACAACTATATCCGGAGAAGACACAGAAAAGTAGTGGAAGAACTGGTGACCCTTTATCATCAACTCGACGCCTACTACGCTATGGCCAAAGCGATGAAACACTACCAGCTGCAGTTCCCTGTTGTTACTGACAGTCCGCGGCCGGCCATTAAAGCGCAGCAATTATATCATATCATCCTGCAGGCACCCGTTGCCTACGATGTAACACTGGATGAAAAGAACCATTTTATGTTCCTCACCGGCGCCAACATGGCCGGTAAAACCACTTTCATCAGAGCCGTAGGCATCGCCGTATTCATGGCACACATAGGCATGGGCGTGCCTGCCAAACATATGGAACTGAGCTTCTTCCATGGCATTGTCAGCAATATCCAGGTACAGGACAATATCTTCAAGGGAGAAAGTTATTTCTACAGTGAAGTACTGCGTATTAAAAACACCATCATGCAGGTCAACGATGGTAAAAACTGGCTGGTACTGATCGATGAAATGTTTAAAGGCACCAATGTGGAAGACGCCAAAAACTGTTCACTGGCGGTTATCCGGGGACTGTTGCGCAGTTCCAACTGCCTTTTCATTCTCTCCACACACTTGTATGAAGTAGCAGAAGACCTTCGTCACGAGAGCAAAATTCTGTTTAAATATTTTGAATCCGACGTTATCCAGGATGACCTTCATTTTACCTATCTCCTGAAAGATGGTATCGCCAAAGAGAAAATCGGTTACCTAATCCTTAAAAGAGAGAAAGTATTGGACCTGCTGGACCAGATACATTAA
- a CDS encoding FAD-dependent monooxygenase — MKTKTVLISGASVAGPALAFWLHKYGFEVTIVEQAPAIRPGGYAVDFRGAVLPVIEQMGLMDEIRSYETRSGKIRMVDENNRTVARFPDGFTSGELEIMRGDLVKVLYEATRDQVSYIFNDSVTALLQDETGVNVTFRNSRPARYDLVIGADGVHSKVRSIAFGEEHKYLSHLGLYIAVFTTPNFMDLGMDGLYYGSLGKRVGVFGACEGKEARASFYFSSGPLHYDYRDVEQQKSIIRKKFAGESWKVPQLLEMMDTAPDFYFDAISQIKMDSWSNGRVALVGDAAHCASPMAGMGTSMAFIGAYILAGELHEANGDYQKAFRHYETTMRPFVKRCQDMAKGSDWFVPDTRFKQWMSNQFWKILPYTPWKNMMIEMPLKIARSITPKVYA; from the coding sequence ATGAAAACAAAGACAGTATTGATATCCGGGGCCAGCGTGGCCGGTCCGGCACTGGCCTTCTGGCTGCATAAATATGGTTTTGAAGTGACCATCGTGGAACAGGCGCCTGCTATCCGGCCCGGTGGTTACGCGGTGGACTTCCGCGGGGCCGTATTGCCTGTTATTGAACAAATGGGACTGATGGATGAAATCCGCAGCTACGAAACAAGATCAGGGAAAATACGGATGGTCGACGAAAACAACCGCACCGTCGCCCGCTTCCCCGATGGCTTTACCAGCGGGGAACTGGAAATCATGCGCGGCGATCTGGTGAAAGTATTGTACGAGGCTACCCGTGATCAGGTCAGTTATATTTTTAATGATTCCGTCACCGCCTTATTGCAGGATGAAACCGGCGTGAACGTCACTTTCCGCAACAGCCGGCCTGCCCGCTACGATCTTGTTATCGGCGCCGATGGCGTACATTCCAAAGTGCGCTCCATAGCATTCGGCGAAGAGCATAAATATCTCTCGCACCTGGGGCTGTACATCGCCGTCTTTACTACGCCTAACTTCATGGATCTTGGTATGGACGGCCTATATTACGGGTCACTCGGAAAACGCGTAGGCGTGTTCGGTGCCTGTGAAGGCAAAGAAGCCCGGGCTTCTTTTTACTTTTCATCAGGTCCTCTGCATTACGACTACCGCGATGTGGAACAGCAAAAATCGATCATCCGTAAAAAATTTGCGGGTGAATCATGGAAAGTGCCGCAACTGTTGGAAATGATGGATACCGCGCCCGATTTTTATTTTGATGCTATTAGTCAAATTAAGATGGACAGTTGGTCCAATGGCCGTGTGGCGCTCGTCGGTGATGCGGCGCATTGTGCGTCGCCAATGGCCGGAATGGGCACCAGTATGGCTTTTATCGGTGCTTATATTCTCGCAGGGGAATTGCATGAAGCTAATGGCGATTATCAAAAAGCCTTCCGCCATTACGAAACAACGATGCGGCCGTTTGTAAAACGTTGTCAGGACATGGCCAAAGGCTCCGACTGGTTTGTGCCCGACACCCGTTTTAAACAGTGGATGAGCAACCAGTTCTGGAAAATACTGCCTTATACGCCCTGGAAAAATATGATGATAGAAATGCCGCTGAAGATCGCCCGTTCAATCACGCCCAAAGTATATGCGTAG
- a CDS encoding YifB family Mg chelatase-like AAA ATPase translates to MIVKTFGSAIYGVDAITITIEVNVSPQGNRFYMVGLPDSAVKESERRIESAISHLGFRMPRTRTVVNMAPAAIRKAGAAYDLPIAIGILGASGKIPADAFDRYLLMGELSLDGSVLPIRGALSMAIQAQQEGFRGFVLPAVNAREAAMVAQLEVYGVSHLSEVMQFFHQPESLTPLPSAPPERAQVSFDLDFSDVKGQHNIKRALEIAAAGGHNAILIGPPGVGKTMLAQRLPTILPPLTLQEALETTKIHSVAGKLPQHASLVLKRPFRSPHHTISDTALVGGGSQPQPGEISLAHHGVLFLDELPEFKRQVLEVMRQPLEERRVTISRARSAIDFPAGFMLLASMNPCPCGYFNHPEKACTCSPGMVQKYLNRVSGPLLDRIDLHVEVTPVSFSDLTGNREEEKSTCIRDRVMAAREVQAARYATLPGIYCNAQLNSRQLKKYCIVEEDCNQLLKNAIQQLKLSARAYDRILKVSRTIADLAGGHSITVAHMAEAIQYRSLDREGWM, encoded by the coding sequence ATGATTGTTAAAACCTTCGGCAGCGCCATTTACGGCGTAGATGCCATTACCATCACCATAGAAGTGAATGTATCTCCGCAGGGGAACCGTTTTTACATGGTCGGGCTGCCAGACAGCGCTGTCAAGGAAAGTGAGCGCCGGATCGAGTCGGCCATCAGCCATCTTGGATTCCGGATGCCGCGCACCAGAACGGTCGTTAATATGGCGCCGGCAGCCATCCGCAAGGCCGGTGCGGCGTATGACCTGCCTATTGCCATCGGGATATTAGGCGCTTCCGGCAAGATACCCGCCGATGCCTTTGACCGGTACCTGCTGATGGGCGAATTATCGCTGGACGGCAGCGTGCTGCCTATCCGCGGCGCCTTGTCCATGGCCATACAGGCGCAGCAGGAAGGGTTCAGGGGATTTGTGCTGCCGGCAGTCAACGCGCGGGAGGCCGCCATGGTAGCGCAGCTGGAAGTATATGGCGTATCACATTTGTCTGAAGTGATGCAGTTTTTCCATCAGCCGGAAAGCCTTACGCCATTGCCATCGGCGCCACCAGAGCGGGCGCAGGTATCCTTTGACCTTGACTTCAGCGACGTAAAAGGGCAGCATAACATCAAGCGGGCTTTGGAGATAGCCGCTGCCGGCGGGCATAACGCCATCCTGATAGGACCGCCCGGCGTCGGCAAAACGATGCTGGCGCAGCGGCTGCCCACTATCCTGCCGCCGCTTACACTGCAGGAAGCGCTGGAGACCACCAAGATCCACTCCGTGGCCGGTAAACTACCACAACATGCATCGCTGGTATTGAAACGGCCTTTTCGTTCACCGCATCATACCATCAGCGATACCGCGCTGGTAGGCGGTGGCAGCCAGCCCCAGCCCGGAGAGATATCGCTTGCGCATCATGGCGTATTATTTCTTGATGAGCTGCCGGAGTTCAAAAGGCAGGTGCTGGAAGTGATGCGGCAGCCACTGGAAGAACGGCGGGTAACGATTTCGCGGGCACGATCGGCCATTGATTTTCCCGCAGGGTTTATGTTGCTGGCATCTATGAACCCTTGTCCCTGCGGTTATTTCAATCACCCGGAAAAAGCATGTACCTGTTCTCCTGGCATGGTGCAGAAATATCTCAACAGGGTATCTGGTCCGCTGCTGGACAGGATAGACCTTCATGTAGAAGTGACGCCCGTATCTTTCAGTGATCTGACCGGCAACAGAGAAGAAGAGAAAAGCACGTGTATCCGTGACCGTGTGATGGCCGCGCGGGAAGTGCAGGCAGCGCGTTACGCCACGTTACCAGGCATTTATTGCAATGCGCAATTGAACAGCCGGCAACTGAAAAAATATTGCATTGTTGAGGAAGACTGCAACCAGCTGCTGAAAAATGCTATTCAGCAATTAAAGTTGTCTGCCCGGGCGTATGACCGGATATTGAAAGTAAGCCGTACCATTGCGGACCTGGCGGGCGGACACAGCATAACGGTGGCGCATATGGCGGAAGCTATTCAGTACAGAAGCCTTGACAGGGAAGGATGGATGTAA